The Globicephala melas chromosome X, mGloMel1.2, whole genome shotgun sequence genome contains the following window.
GCTGAGTGTTTAAATCGAAGCTTGCTCCCCCGCCAAATACCAGGCAAGGGAGGGCCCTGGACTGTGGTctgcctgccccaggcccctgaTGCTGATTCACAGGATAGACCCAATTGCCCTGCGCAGCCCCAGGGACAAGCAGTGGTTGGCAGGGCGGGTGAGGCAGGAACTGCAGGTCACTCAGGAACTGCAGGGGAGGAGGAAGCTGCAGGGGAGGCGGGAGTCGCAGGTATGGAGGGAGACACAGGTGAGGAGGAAGCCttaggtgaggagggagctgaaggggaggagggagctgcaggtgaggagggagctgaaggtgaggcgggagctgcaggtgaggagggagctgaaggtgaggagggagctgaaggtgaggcgGGAGcttcaggtgaggagggagctgaaggtgaggagggagctgcaggtgaggagggaggtgcaggtgagaagggagctgcaggtgaggagggagatgaaggtgaggagggagctgcaggtgagaaGGGAGCTGCAGgcgaggagggagctgaaggtgaggagggagctgcaggtgaggagggagcctcaggtgaggcaggagccgcaggtgaggagggagcctcAGATGAGGCGGGAGCTGCAGgcgaggaaggagctgcaggtgaagCAGGAGATGAAGGTGAAGCAGGAGCTGagtcagatgaggaaggagctgcaAGTGCGGAAGGAACTGAGGGTGAAGCAGGAGCTGAGGGTCAAGCAGGAGCTGAAGGTGAAGCAGGAGCTGagtcagatgaggaaggagctgcaggtgacGACGGAACCTCAGGTGaggcaggagctgcaggtgaggcaggagctgcaggtgaggaaggagctgcaggtgaagCAGGAGATGAAGGTGAAGCAGGAGCTGagtcagatgaggaaggagctgcaggtgaggagggagctgaaggtgaggagggagctgaaggtgaggagggagctgcaggtgaggagggagctgcaggtgcgGAAGGAGCTGAGGGTGAAGCAGGAGCTGAGGGTCAAGCAGGAGCTGAAGGTCAAGCAGGAGCTGagtcagatgaggaaggagctgcaggttacagaaatgttgcaggcgTGGCAGGACTTCTGAGTATGGCAGGACCCACGGGCGGGGCAACGGCTGCGCCTGAGGAAGCAGTTGTGACAGCGGCAGGCGCCATGGGTGAGGCAGGGCCCGGGACCCAGCAGTGGAGGCAGGCCTCGCAGCCCGTGCTGGACAGCATGGGCTACCAGGAGCTGGGAACCTTCTCTGGGATGGAAGAGCCGGGCCACGGGGAAGGGTCCTCTGAGAGCTGGCTGGAGCAGGCCAGCCACACGCTGCACCTGTGGCGCCACGTGtctgagagggagaggaggaggaggctggtGGAGAGCTTGCGCGGCCCCGCGCTGGACCTCCTGCGCGGCCTCCTGGCGGAAGATCCCGAGCTGgctgcccaggactgcctggCCGCGCTGGTGCAGGTGTTTGGGAACAAGGACCCCCGGGGGAGTGCTCGGCTGAAGTTCGTGACCTGTGCCCAGCGACCCCAGGAGACTCTCTCTGCGTACGTGATGCGCCTGGAAGGCCTGCTGCAGTCGGCCCTGGAGAAGGGGGCCATCCACCCGGCCATGGCGGACCAGGCGCGCGCCCGGCAGGTGCTGATGCGGGCCCGGCTGAACGACACGCTCCGGGACACGCTGAGGAGGAGGCGGCTGATGAGGAGGCCTCCCGGCTTTGCGGAGATGCTGCGGCTCATCCAGAAGACCGAGGCCTGGGACGCCGACCCGGCTAGCAGGGAGCACTTCCCAGGGCAGGAAGAGGCCCGTGTGGACGTTGGAGTCCTGGCAGCAGCCGCCCAGGCCGCCCCGGCCCATGAGGCCATCACCGCAGGCACCACTGCACATGGCATCAAGGCCTCCCCGGCCGGTGAAGATAGCACCGCCCAGGCCGCCCGTTCCAAGGAAGGGCGCGCCGAGGACCACCCGGCACGTGAGGAGGCCAGTGCGGCAGTTGCCGGCACTGCCCAGGCTGGCGAGGCGGCCCCTGAAGACCAtggtgccaccagggcagcccctgaaGACCATGGTGCCgccagggcagcccctggccctggggagACCAGCAAGGCGTCCACGGCCACTCAGGAAGATGGAAGTGCTGCCGCCCCTGCGGGCCTAGGTCAGGCAGGACCCTCAGATGCCCCCGGGGTCCCCATGCCTGGCCGGATGGGCAGTGCTTCCCCGGTGGCCCCAGGAGGTCCTGGCTGGGAGCCAGAGGGCCTCGCCCAGGCAGGAGGCCAGGAGGCCGAGGAGGGGCTCAAGCCCATCCCAGAAGAGCCGGGAAATGAGGACGGGGCTGCAGAGATGAGCCCCCCGGGGTCCACCTCGGGCCAGTAGGCTCAGCAGGCCCCAGGGCCCCCACGCTtggaggcagggggaggccagGCCTGGCAGCCTACTGGCCCCATATTAGGGGCCACTCCAGGtgcctgggcctccctcctgAGAGGGGACCCCTATTCATCATCCCCTGGGGCAGGTTGCTCCCTGTACTGGCAAGCCCAAATGTGTCCCTGTAGGCCCCAGAGGGACCCAGGTGTCAAGGAACCCCCCAGCCCCCGCTCCcctcccaccaacacacacaccctaGCCATTGTGCCCCCGCAGAGCCCTGAGGTGCGCCACGTGCCAGCCAAGGCTCTGGTCTCTGTGGGCCAGTGTCGTGAGCTCAACGTGTGCTTTCTGGGCATAGATTCAGGCCCAGCGCTGCCTGTTGTTGTGGAAATGTGCATGTGTTCTCCTCTGAGCAGTTCCCCCAAGCCCTGCGCGGCGTGGAGACCCCGAGCCCAGTCCCAGGAGCCGGCGGGAAGGACGGGATGGACGAGGTCACAGCCAGCGCCCACCCCAGGACCTGGGATCCCACCTGCGACCTTCGGAAGGAAGACCTTGACCGGGGCTGCAGGAGGTCTGCGGGAGGCCCCCCAGGGCTTGTGTTCTGCTGGGCCACCCCGTTGTTCCTCGGGACTCCACGTCCCCGGCTCGGTGGCGTGCGCCCTGCTGTGGGACTGTCCTGTGCCCGCCgtagggcagggccaggccccggGCATGTGGGCCAGAAATGGAGGGTCTGCCCTGGGGGGAGCGGGCATGGCCGGCGCCCATCTTCCTGGCGAGAGGCCACCCGCGGGGCCCTCAGGAAGGGAGACTGTGGGGAGATGGAGGGCCGCCGGGTGGGGTGTAGCGGAGGCACCTTTTTGAGGACCCTGGGTGGGGCCGGGACCCGTGAGCTCCGGTGGCCGTTAGAAGTTCCTCTGTGTGTTGTTATGCCCTGTGTTCAATGGTTTCAGTCAATGTTTCTCTTTAATAAATTTCCCTGAACGTTTCATCTGAGTCTGGCCTCTGCTGTGGGTAATGGAGGGAAAGGGCTGCTGCGGGTGAGGGCGGGGGTCCAGAGTCCGATTCCTGCTCAGCACCCATGGGACACCTCTCCAGGGAGAGGGTAAGGTAGGCACTTTGCAGACCCAGACATCATGAGGGTTTTTCTTCCAGTTCATAGGTGAATTGTAATGTTTTAGCGCCCTTGACCGTGGGCCGCGTCTCGGGCGATGCTCGTGCTTGAAATCATGGGTGCTGTGCACGGCCCGGAAGGCCAGGGGACACACAGGAGGACTTCTGACCTCGTGGGTCACACGTGGGTCCATGCACGTCTGCCTGGCCCGGGGGCTCCGGGACCAGAAGGCCGTGGCCGGTTTGCACGAGCGCTCGGCCTGTGGCTCTGCACCCGTGCACGAGTGTCTTCGTGCCCCCTGCGATGACGGGCGTGAAGCAGGAGGCTGACATGCTGACGGGCCTGCCCTTTATGATGTCACTTCCTGGCTGGGCTGTGCTGTCACCCCCGAGCAACCGGAGCACTTCTGTGAGGGGCTGAGCGGGAGTGTGAGCCCAGGGTGCTGCCGGCAGCGCTGCACTGTCCCGTTTACGTGGCGGAGGGGCACGCCGCGCTCCGCATGGCTGCGGACGAGAAGGGCCCCGCCGCGGGCAGGGCGCCCGGCTTCGGCGAGGCGCCTCTTCCTCCCGACACAGCGGCTCCGGCCCTCGGCTCAGGGAGCTGCACCCCCCAGTCCCTCGCCCTGGACCAGCCCGTGCCCGCGGGGCACCCCGACCTCAGGCTGCTGCCTGGAGAAGCCGCTTTCCAGGATTTGACGGAAGAGCCTTTGTTGAAAAGGCCTCGCACCGCCTGCGAGGCCGTGTGGGAAGGCAGCCTGCTCTTCCACCCCTTTCCCAGGAAGTTGTGGACGAACGTCCACAGCAGTCGCTTTGCATCCATTGGGTGGAATGAAGACGGGACTTGCATAGGCGTCAACAGGCCGCTGTTTCAAAAGGAGGTTTTGGACAGGGGCGGCCTAGACAAGGTGTTCAAGACAGAACGTGTGGAGAGCTTCATCCGCCAGCTTAACCGCTATGGATTCAGCAAAGTGTACCAGGACATGCACACGTCCCTCTGCGTGACCAACCTGTCCACGAAGGAGCGGCCCGCCCACGTCCTGAGCGAGGTAAGGAGGGCGGGGGACGGCGGGGGAGGAGCCCTCTCCAGGGGCTGAGCCGCtgggcccgggggtggggggcgggtgccAACCCCGGGGCCGCCTGGGACGGCGGCAGGCGTGTCGGGAGAGCTTCCTTTAAAGGTGGTACTTGGGCACCGGCGTGACGGCCGGAGCTGGCAGTGC
Protein-coding sequences here:
- the LOC132594428 gene encoding paraneoplastic antigen Ma6E-like; translated protein: MAMALAVLRDWCRSMGVNAQRSLLILGIPDDCKDQEFQEVVQAALRSLGRYRVLGKVYRKELGSSVALVEFAECLNRSLLPRQIPGKGGPWTVVCLPQAPDADSQDRPNCPAQPQGQAVVGRAGEAGTAGHSGTAGEEEAAGEAGVAGMEGDTGEEEALGEEGAEGEEGAAGEEGAEGEAGAAGEEGAAGEKGAAGEEGAEGEEGAAGEEGASGEAGAAGEEGASDEAGAAGEEGAAGEAGDEGEAGAESDEEGAASAEGTEGEEGAEGEEGAEGEEGAAGEEGAAGAEGAEGEAGAEGQAGAEGQAGAESDEEGAAGYRNVAGVAGLLSMAGPTGGATAAPEEAVVTAAGAMGEAGPGTQQWRQASQPVLDSMGYQELGTFSGMEEPGHGEGSSESWLEQASHTLHLWRHVSERERRRRLVESLRGPALDLLRGLLAEDPELAAQDCLAALVQVFGNKDPRGSARLKFVTCAQRPQETLSAYVMRLEGLLQSALEKGAIHPAMADQARARQVLMRARLNDTLRDTLRRRRLMRRPPGFAEMLRLIQKTEAWDADPASREHFPGQEEARVDVGVLAAAAQAAPAHEAITAGTTAHGIKASPAGEDSTAQAARSKEGRAEDHPAREEASAAVAGTAQAGEAAPEDHGATRAAPEDHGAARAAPGPGETSKASTATQEDGSAAAPAGLGQAGPSDAPGVPMPGRMGSASPVAPGGPGWEPEGLAQAGGQEAEEGLKPIPEEPGNEDGAAEMSPPGSTSGQ